A stretch of Geomonas oryzisoli DNA encodes these proteins:
- a CDS encoding cytochrome c biogenesis protein ResB, with protein sequence MAKIEAPDNENDGERFPLEPRVHPVNRTLRAIYDFLASARLAMVLLVAILACCVVGVTLFRGQRSGEMIFDTMWFNGLLVFLIVNVACCFFGRIWGRRVTLISFGMILFHLSFVAMFIGIIYNSLFFFRGAMRLTEGETVQNGERQSYDQVSMGRFFNVLWLKGETTLNAMHMGYKLDGVEKKRAYDITVGEGEAKKQETIYLTKNLNYRGFKFFPDQEGYSVLTVLFDKQGKELYGAYIPLQSLKHDAKSTFYTTGTKTGPGSLTFPYAPEKPLFDLQVAYRPDPVQPKSGTAFFMVKPLGSPLSMADQQTFEKSQTPLGAMYDAGEYRLSAREVRYWVSMKVSYEPGQIIVLSSLWVGLFGMILTTVGRIMKGRRDCLKA encoded by the coding sequence ATGGCAAAAATAGAAGCACCCGATAACGAAAACGACGGCGAGCGCTTCCCGCTGGAACCGCGCGTTCACCCGGTAAACAGGACACTGCGTGCGATTTACGACTTCCTGGCATCCGCCAGGCTCGCCATGGTCCTTCTGGTGGCCATCCTGGCCTGCTGCGTGGTCGGCGTTACGCTGTTCCGCGGGCAACGCTCCGGCGAGATGATCTTCGACACCATGTGGTTCAACGGCCTCCTGGTGTTCCTCATCGTCAACGTCGCCTGCTGTTTCTTCGGCAGGATCTGGGGGCGCAGGGTCACCCTGATTTCCTTCGGAATGATCCTGTTCCACCTCAGCTTCGTTGCGATGTTCATAGGGATAATCTACAACAGCCTGTTCTTCTTCAGGGGGGCGATGAGGCTCACCGAAGGGGAGACGGTCCAAAACGGAGAGCGCCAGAGCTACGACCAGGTGTCGATGGGGAGGTTCTTCAACGTCTTGTGGCTCAAGGGGGAAACCACCCTCAATGCCATGCACATGGGCTACAAGCTGGACGGTGTGGAGAAGAAGAGGGCCTACGACATAACGGTGGGTGAGGGAGAGGCCAAGAAGCAGGAAACCATCTACCTCACCAAGAACCTCAATTACAGGGGATTCAAATTCTTCCCGGACCAGGAAGGGTACAGCGTCCTGACGGTTCTTTTTGACAAGCAGGGGAAGGAGCTTTACGGCGCCTATATCCCGCTGCAGAGCCTCAAGCACGACGCCAAATCTACCTTTTACACCACCGGGACCAAGACCGGCCCAGGCAGCCTCACCTTCCCGTACGCCCCCGAGAAGCCGCTCTTTGACCTCCAGGTGGCGTATCGTCCGGACCCGGTGCAGCCGAAATCAGGAACAGCCTTCTTCATGGTGAAGCCTCTTGGTTCCCCCCTGAGCATGGCGGACCAGCAGACCTTCGAGAAGAGCCAGACCCCGCTCGGGGCGATGTACGACGCGGGCGAGTACCGCCTTTCCGCGCGGGAGGTCCGTTACTGGGTCAGCATGAAGGTGAGCTACGAACCGGGCCAGATCATCGTGCTCAGCAGCCTCTGGGTCGGACTGTTCGGTATGATACTCACCACGGTGGGGCGGATTATGAAAGGGCGGCGGGATTGCCTGAAGGCCTGA
- a CDS encoding phospholipid carrier-dependent glycosyltransferase produces MKRNEIILVCLLFLLAFGLRFYDIGYPSFRWGDEMAHVPAGTNYWLNGQFEPDNWEHPPLRHIIMYGFLQLFGDNPYGWRMRNILFGAVACVLTYLFARNVSGGRKAALLAGLLLATDPLHIVMSRYTFEEIYGGAFFLAAIVLYQRHAGRSWLVAASAFFMGCALATKWYYVPCWLLIYLLLLKENRNYRSVGTAFFITATYLFIPASVFIGSYYFWFMRGYAFPEFLQFIQDAYFSLQTYRPENYNPEMVFLSHTSALEWFIRSVTVGQGTFIGADRGEFILYMNSLPVWIATLPAMVLLAVLAQRRKSLELGLPVLLFLGTYSLFIEVKRPTFIYSAAPLLPFAFTAIGCLVVEVTGRVNARLYHLVLVTMLAWNLYLYPLATAKNVPVAPYRYLLDESDAKLYRQ; encoded by the coding sequence ATGAAGAGAAACGAGATAATCCTTGTCTGCCTGCTGTTCCTGCTCGCCTTCGGCCTGAGGTTCTACGACATCGGCTATCCCAGCTTCAGATGGGGCGATGAGATGGCCCACGTCCCCGCCGGAACCAACTACTGGCTCAACGGACAGTTCGAGCCCGACAACTGGGAGCATCCACCGCTGCGCCACATCATCATGTACGGTTTCCTGCAGCTTTTCGGCGACAACCCGTACGGGTGGCGCATGAGGAACATCCTGTTCGGAGCGGTCGCCTGCGTGCTCACCTACCTCTTCGCGCGCAACGTGAGCGGCGGGAGAAAAGCCGCGCTGCTGGCGGGGTTGCTGCTCGCCACCGACCCCCTGCACATCGTCATGTCCCGCTACACCTTCGAGGAGATCTACGGCGGGGCCTTCTTCCTCGCGGCGATCGTGCTCTACCAAAGGCACGCCGGGCGCAGTTGGCTCGTCGCGGCGAGCGCCTTTTTCATGGGGTGCGCCCTGGCCACCAAGTGGTACTACGTCCCCTGCTGGCTGCTGATCTACCTGCTGCTTCTGAAAGAGAACCGGAACTATCGTAGCGTGGGGACCGCGTTCTTCATCACGGCGACCTATCTCTTCATTCCGGCCAGCGTGTTCATCGGTTCCTACTACTTCTGGTTCATGCGCGGTTATGCTTTCCCCGAGTTCCTCCAGTTCATACAGGACGCCTACTTTTCGCTGCAGACCTACCGGCCGGAGAACTACAACCCGGAGATGGTCTTCTTAAGTCACACCTCCGCGCTGGAATGGTTCATCCGCTCCGTCACCGTCGGCCAGGGGACCTTCATCGGTGCCGACCGCGGCGAATTCATTCTCTACATGAACAGCCTGCCGGTCTGGATCGCCACCCTGCCGGCCATGGTCTTGCTCGCGGTTCTGGCGCAGCGCCGCAAATCGCTCGAGCTCGGCCTGCCGGTGCTGCTGTTTCTGGGGACCTACTCCCTCTTCATCGAGGTCAAGCGTCCCACCTTCATCTACTCCGCGGCGCCGCTGCTCCCCTTCGCCTTCACCGCCATAGGCTGCCTGGTCGTGGAGGTGACCGGGCGGGTCAATGCCCGTCTCTACCACCTGGTACTGGTGACGATGCTGGCCTGGAACCTGTACCTGTATCCCCTGGCTACCGCGAAGAACGTGCCGGTCGCGCCCTACCGCTACCTGCTCGACGAATCCGACGCGAAACTGTACCGGCAGTAG